The following are encoded in a window of Methylocystis rosea genomic DNA:
- a CDS encoding HAD family hydrolase encodes MTARSPVLVFDLDGTLADTAYDLIGTLNVLLMREGLTPLALEAGRPLVGAGARALIERGFAHQGASLDPARAEGLVRDFLVYYEAHIADESRLFPGALAALDRFKAAGFRLAVCTNKPEELARLLLQKLSAADRFAAICGRGSFPMHKPDPRTLWLTVEAADGDPRRAVMVGDSKTDIDTARAAGTPSVAVDFGYTDTPVAALSPDRVISHFDELWDAVASLDEALFHRAIEAS; translated from the coding sequence ATGACAGCCCGCTCCCCTGTTCTCGTTTTCGATCTCGACGGCACATTGGCCGACACCGCCTATGATCTCATCGGCACGCTCAATGTGCTGCTCATGCGCGAGGGACTGACGCCGCTCGCTCTCGAGGCCGGACGGCCGCTTGTCGGCGCCGGCGCGCGGGCGTTGATCGAGCGCGGCTTCGCCCATCAGGGCGCATCGCTCGATCCGGCGCGCGCCGAGGGGCTGGTGCGCGACTTCCTGGTTTATTACGAGGCGCACATCGCCGACGAAAGCCGGCTGTTCCCCGGCGCCCTTGCGGCGCTCGATCGGTTCAAGGCGGCCGGCTTTCGCCTCGCCGTCTGCACCAATAAGCCTGAAGAACTGGCGCGGCTGCTGTTGCAAAAACTCTCGGCGGCGGACCGCTTCGCGGCGATCTGCGGCCGCGGCAGCTTTCCGATGCACAAGCCCGATCCGCGCACGCTGTGGTTGACGGTCGAGGCGGCGGACGGCGACCCCAGGCGCGCGGTGATGGTCGGGGATTCCAAGACCGACATCGACACCGCCCGCGCCGCCGGAACGCCGTCGGTGGCGGTCGATTTCGGCTATACCGACACGCCGGTCGCTGCGCTTTCGCCCGATCGCGTGATTTCGCATTTCGACGAGCTGTGGGACGCGGTGGCGTCGCTGGACGAGGCGCTGTTCCACCGCGCGATTGAGGCGTCTTGA